A genome region from Arthrobacter agilis includes the following:
- a CDS encoding thymidine phosphorylase: MTEAFDAVDIIRTKRDRGTLTPEQIDWTIDAYTRGVIADEQMAALNMAILLIGMDRAEISRWTAAMIASGERMDFSSLGRPTSDKHSTGGVGDKITLPLAPLVAVFGVAVPQLSGRGLGHTGGTLDKLESIPGWQAHLSNEAMLRQLADVGAVICAAGTGLAPADKKLYALRDVTGTVEAIPLIASSIMSKKIAEGTGSLVLDVKVGSGAFMKDVAQARELAETMVALGKDAGVNTVALLTDMSTPLGLTAGNAIEVEESVEVLAGGGPSDVVELTVRLAEEMLACAGVRDADPAAALKDGRAMDVWNRMIEAQGGDPRAALPVAKESEVILAPADGVLVGLDALSVGVAAWRLGAGRARKEDQVQAGAGVRLHAKPGAPVRAGEPLMTLLTDTPDKFDRAREALADAVVIAPEGSRPAQQLIIDRIA; this comes from the coding sequence ATGACCGAAGCCTTCGACGCCGTCGACATCATCCGGACCAAACGCGACCGCGGTACCCTGACCCCCGAGCAGATCGACTGGACCATCGACGCGTACACCCGCGGGGTCATCGCCGACGAGCAGATGGCCGCCCTCAACATGGCGATCCTGCTCATCGGCATGGACCGCGCGGAGATCTCCCGCTGGACCGCCGCCATGATCGCCTCCGGCGAGCGCATGGACTTCTCCTCGCTCGGACGCCCGACGAGCGACAAGCACTCGACCGGCGGCGTGGGGGACAAGATCACCCTGCCCCTGGCCCCGCTCGTCGCCGTGTTCGGCGTCGCGGTACCCCAGCTCTCCGGGCGCGGCCTCGGCCACACGGGCGGCACCCTGGACAAGCTCGAGTCCATCCCGGGGTGGCAGGCGCACCTCAGCAACGAGGCCATGCTGCGCCAGCTCGCCGACGTCGGTGCCGTGATCTGCGCCGCCGGCACGGGACTCGCCCCCGCCGACAAGAAGCTCTACGCCCTGCGCGACGTCACCGGCACCGTCGAGGCCATCCCGCTCATCGCGTCCTCGATCATGAGCAAGAAGATCGCCGAGGGCACCGGTTCGCTCGTCCTCGACGTCAAGGTGGGCAGCGGCGCCTTCATGAAGGACGTGGCCCAGGCCCGCGAACTCGCCGAGACCATGGTGGCCCTCGGCAAGGACGCCGGCGTGAACACGGTGGCGCTCCTGACCGACATGAGCACCCCGCTCGGCCTCACCGCCGGCAACGCCATCGAGGTCGAGGAGTCGGTCGAGGTCCTCGCCGGCGGCGGCCCGTCCGACGTCGTCGAACTCACCGTCCGCCTCGCCGAGGAGATGCTCGCCTGCGCGGGCGTGCGCGACGCCGACCCGGCCGCGGCGCTGAAGGACGGGCGTGCCATGGACGTCTGGAACAGGATGATCGAGGCGCAGGGCGGCGACCCCCGGGCGGCCCTGCCGGTCGCGAAGGAGTCCGAGGTGATCCTCGCCCCGGCCGACGGCGTCCTCGTGGGCCTCGACGCGCTCTCGGTGGGTGTCGCCGCCTGGCGCCTCGGCGCCGGCCGCGCCCGCAAGGAGGACCAGGTGCAGGCGGGAGCCGGTGTGCGCCTCCACGCGAAGCCGGGCGCGCCGGTACGCGCCGGAGAGCCGCTCATGACGCTGCTCACCGACACCCCCGACAAGTTCGACCGCGCGCGGGAGGCCCTCGCCGACGCCGTCGTGATCGCTCCGGAGGGCTCCCGTCCCGCCCAGCAGCTCATCATCGACCGCATCGCCTAG
- a CDS encoding cytidine deaminase, translating to MTDTDTTGTEIPWATLTATATEAMKKAYVPYSKFPVGVAALLEDGRIISGCNVENASYGLTLCAECTLVSAIAMSGGGRIRAFSCVDGEGNTLMPCGRCRQLLYEFRAPDMVLLTVSGIRTMDEVLPDAFGPQHLA from the coding sequence ATGACCGACACAGACACCACCGGGACCGAGATCCCCTGGGCCACGCTCACCGCCACCGCGACGGAGGCGATGAAAAAGGCCTACGTCCCGTACTCGAAGTTCCCCGTGGGCGTGGCTGCCCTGCTCGAGGACGGCCGGATCATCTCCGGCTGCAACGTGGAGAACGCCTCCTACGGGCTCACGCTCTGCGCCGAGTGCACGCTGGTCAGCGCGATCGCCATGAGTGGCGGCGGCCGGATCAGGGCGTTCAGCTGCGTGGACGGCGAGGGCAACACGCTCATGCCGTGCGGCCGCTGCCGCCAGCTGCTGTACGAGTTCCGCGCACCCGACATGGTGCTCCTGACCGTCAGCGGCATCCGCACCATGGACGAGGTCCTGCCGGACGCCTTCGGGCCGCAGCACCTCGCCTGA
- a CDS encoding DUF501 domain-containing protein, with amino-acid sequence MGRPVRDVVEIGARCVCGNPLVATTAPRLSNGIPFPTTYYLSHPVVTAAVSRLEAEGVMTEMSERLVGDPDLAARYRAAHEAYLAARAAVGERAGTGPVPEIDGVSAGGMPTRVKCLHVLVGHSLAAGPGVNPLGDEAIARIAPWWTPDRCSCDGAWDTTGQAPHADLSRHTRTQGLSAEELDAKRAARRGAAAPSAAGSTAGPTGSTAPTEEK; translated from the coding sequence CTGGGCCGGCCCGTACGGGACGTCGTCGAGATCGGTGCCCGGTGCGTGTGCGGGAACCCGCTCGTCGCCACCACCGCTCCGCGGCTCTCCAACGGCATCCCCTTCCCCACCACGTACTACCTCAGCCACCCCGTCGTCACGGCTGCGGTGTCACGCCTCGAGGCCGAGGGCGTCATGACGGAGATGAGCGAGCGGCTGGTGGGTGACCCCGACCTCGCCGCGCGCTACCGCGCCGCCCACGAGGCCTATCTCGCCGCCCGCGCCGCCGTCGGCGAACGTGCGGGCACCGGGCCGGTCCCCGAGATCGACGGCGTGTCCGCCGGCGGGATGCCCACCCGCGTCAAGTGCCTGCACGTGCTGGTGGGACACTCCCTGGCCGCCGGACCCGGCGTCAATCCGCTGGGCGACGAGGCGATCGCCCGCATCGCGCCGTGGTGGACGCCCGACCGCTGCTCCTGCGACGGGGCGTGGGACACCACCGGACAGGCACCGCACGCCGATCTGAGCAGGCACACGCGGACGCAGGGCCTGAGCGCCGAGGAGCTCGACGCGAAGCGCGCGGCCCGCCGCGGTGCCGCCGCGCCATCGGCCGCGGGCAGCACCGCGGGCCCCACCGGTTCCACCGCACCCACCGAGGAGAAGTAA
- a CDS encoding FtsB family cell division protein: MTARRPNVPRAGRPTPTAEERPAPGTAKGQTTDHGTRGAGHQPAPSRPGLSPARPGASPRKPATPRVSGPSATKDPRAAAAPAAGRPRAAGTESAASPRTGRPAASGSAARASSPSAARAAERSQLAGSIRRGRVGSKRAESPIQPAEEATPIPAKAFSGRLLALAVVLVAVIVLLAPSVSRYVQQQGELDALRADIARQQQEQADYQSELARWDDPAFVKQQARERIFLVMPGETRYLVKGGEGIEDGTGEGSAAEPTDLPWVDSLWSSVVRAATD, translated from the coding sequence ATGACAGCCCGCCGCCCTAACGTGCCGCGAGCCGGCCGTCCGACGCCTACGGCGGAGGAACGGCCGGCCCCCGGCACGGCCAAGGGCCAGACCACCGACCACGGCACCCGTGGAGCCGGCCACCAGCCGGCCCCCTCCCGACCGGGGCTGTCCCCGGCCCGGCCCGGCGCCTCCCCGCGGAAGCCGGCCACGCCGCGCGTCTCCGGTCCCTCGGCCACGAAGGACCCGAGGGCAGCGGCGGCCCCCGCCGCAGGCCGGCCCCGCGCCGCGGGGACCGAGAGTGCGGCATCGCCCCGCACCGGGCGCCCCGCGGCGTCCGGGAGCGCGGCCCGGGCGTCGTCCCCGTCCGCCGCGCGGGCCGCGGAGCGTTCCCAGCTGGCGGGGAGCATCCGCCGCGGAAGGGTCGGCTCGAAGCGCGCCGAATCCCCGATCCAGCCGGCCGAGGAGGCCACGCCCATCCCGGCGAAGGCCTTCTCGGGGCGGCTGCTGGCCCTCGCCGTGGTCCTCGTCGCCGTGATCGTGCTCCTCGCGCCGTCGGTGAGCCGGTACGTGCAGCAGCAGGGCGAACTGGACGCCCTGCGGGCGGACATCGCCCGCCAGCAGCAGGAACAGGCGGACTACCAGTCCGAGCTCGCCCGCTGGGACGATCCGGCCTTCGTCAAGCAGCAGGCGCGCGAGCGCATCTTCCTCGTCATGCCGGGGGAGACCCGCTACCTGGTGAAGGGCGGCGAGGGCATCGAGGACGGCACGGGCGAGGGCTCGGCCGCCGAACCCACCGATCTGCCCTGGGTCGACTCCCTCTGGAGCTCGGTCGTGCGCGCAGCAACGGATTGA
- a CDS encoding DedA family protein: protein MDAITSALGGISDFVLATAEQPWVYLLVLVCCIVDGFFPPFPSESVVVGLASLVITQGVPNPWLLILVGALGAFLGDNIAYLLGRAIGTTRFRWMRRPRMQRSFTWAGRELAKRAASLVLVARFIPIGRVAVNLTAGATGYSHRRFVALTALSGVVWAGYSVGIGALAGTWFQHNHLLGIAVAIAIAVVIGFVVDRVIALVRGSTPLQTTLDGPLAQPADHPSGSAVHVPEPSRETSPP from the coding sequence ATGGACGCGATCACCAGCGCACTCGGCGGCATCAGCGACTTCGTGCTCGCGACCGCCGAGCAGCCATGGGTGTACCTCCTCGTCCTCGTGTGCTGCATCGTGGACGGCTTCTTCCCGCCGTTCCCCAGCGAGTCCGTCGTCGTGGGCCTGGCCTCGCTCGTCATCACCCAGGGTGTGCCCAACCCGTGGCTGCTCATCCTCGTCGGGGCGCTCGGGGCGTTCCTCGGCGACAACATCGCGTACCTCCTCGGCAGGGCGATCGGCACCACGCGCTTCCGCTGGATGCGCCGGCCGCGGATGCAGCGCTCCTTCACCTGGGCGGGCAGGGAACTCGCGAAACGCGCCGCCTCGCTGGTCCTGGTGGCGCGCTTCATCCCGATCGGCCGGGTGGCCGTGAACCTCACCGCCGGCGCCACGGGCTACTCGCACCGGCGCTTCGTCGCCCTCACGGCGCTGTCCGGGGTGGTCTGGGCGGGGTACTCCGTGGGGATCGGTGCCCTCGCCGGGACCTGGTTCCAGCACAACCACCTGCTCGGCATCGCGGTGGCCATCGCGATCGCGGTCGTCATCGGGTTCGTCGTGGACCGCGTGATCGCCCTCGTCCGGGGCTCCACCCCGCTGCAGACCACCCTCGACGGACCGCTCGCCCAGCCCGCCGACCACCCCTCCGGCAGCGCCGTGCACGTGCCGGAGCCGTCCCGCGAGACCAGCCCGCCCTGA
- a CDS encoding ABC transporter permease codes for MSTATTARDQSNSPARGTGDTGVRSWKNPIILSVVALFALLVFALGAPGNDVTFRLSEENDPIVLPSIVVSAPVIGWIAALAMLALAVLAILRTRSAQKTPTWVPAVFAVLFLIAFLTWVVGSARTPNVALYGLLAGSVTLAVPLIFGSLSGVLCERSGVVNIAIEGQLLFGAFAAAVAASLSGSAFVGLLAAAVAGVLVSLVLAVFSIRYVVNQVIVGVVLNVLVSGLTGFLFSAVLSEDAERWNSPPRLPVIEIPFLADIPVIGPILFQQTIVGYLMYIAVAVVYVALYHSRWGLRTRAVGEHPKAADTLGVNVNRMRFMNVLLAGVVAGIGGSFFTLVAVSGFGRDMTAGQGYIALAALIFGRWNPIGAFFAALLFGFATNLSNVLSLLGTPVPDQFLRMLPYVVTVFAVAGLVGRSRAPGASGIPYIKG; via the coding sequence ATGAGCACAGCAACCACGGCCCGCGACCAGAGCAACAGTCCCGCCCGCGGCACCGGCGACACCGGCGTGCGCAGCTGGAAGAACCCGATCATCCTGTCCGTCGTCGCCCTCTTCGCCCTGCTGGTCTTCGCCCTCGGCGCGCCGGGCAACGACGTCACGTTCCGGCTCTCGGAGGAGAACGACCCGATCGTCCTGCCCTCGATCGTCGTGTCCGCCCCCGTGATCGGCTGGATCGCGGCCCTCGCGATGCTCGCCCTCGCGGTCCTCGCGATCCTCCGCACCCGGTCCGCGCAGAAGACGCCCACCTGGGTGCCGGCCGTGTTCGCGGTGCTGTTCCTCATCGCGTTCCTCACCTGGGTGGTGGGCAGCGCCCGCACCCCGAACGTGGCCCTCTACGGGCTCCTCGCCGGGTCCGTGACCCTCGCAGTGCCGCTGATCTTCGGCTCCCTCTCGGGTGTCCTCTGCGAGCGGTCCGGCGTCGTCAACATCGCCATCGAGGGGCAGCTCCTGTTCGGCGCCTTCGCGGCCGCCGTCGCGGCCTCCCTCTCCGGCAGCGCGTTCGTCGGCCTCCTCGCGGCGGCCGTCGCGGGTGTCCTCGTGTCGCTGGTCCTGGCCGTCTTCAGCATCCGGTACGTGGTCAACCAGGTGATCGTCGGCGTCGTGCTGAACGTGCTGGTCTCCGGGCTCACCGGGTTCCTGTTCTCCGCCGTCCTCAGCGAGGACGCGGAGCGGTGGAACTCGCCGCCGCGCCTTCCCGTGATCGAGATCCCGTTCCTTGCGGACATCCCCGTGATCGGCCCGATCCTGTTCCAGCAGACCATCGTGGGCTACCTCATGTACATCGCGGTCGCCGTCGTCTACGTGGCCCTCTACCACTCCCGGTGGGGCCTGCGGACGCGCGCGGTCGGGGAGCACCCGAAGGCCGCCGACACCCTCGGCGTGAACGTCAACCGGATGCGGTTCATGAACGTGCTGCTCGCCGGCGTGGTCGCGGGCATCGGCGGGTCGTTCTTCACGCTCGTGGCCGTCTCCGGCTTCGGCCGCGACATGACGGCGGGCCAGGGCTACATCGCCCTCGCGGCCCTCATCTTCGGCCGCTGGAACCCGATCGGCGCGTTCTTCGCGGCCCTGCTGTTCGGTTTCGCGACCAATCTGTCCAACGTGCTGAGCCTGCTCGGCACACCCGTGCCGGACCAGTTCCTGCGCATGCTGCCCTACGTGGTGACGGTCTTCGCCGTCGCCGGTCTCGTGGGCCGTTCGCGGGCGCCGGGAGCCAGCGGCATCCCCTACATCAAGGGTTAG
- a CDS encoding Ppx/GppA phosphatase family protein, producing the protein MRTAAIDCGTNSIRLLIADSEDGVLTDVVRLMRVVRLGEGVDATGRLSEAALARTFTAAEEYAALIEEHGAPPLRFVATSASRDAENRQEFVDGIRARLGVEPEVISGDEEARLSFDGAVSVLATAADETVLVIDVGGGSTEFVAGTTAGLIASRSTNMGCVRYTERFLQDDPPTDIQIAAMTEEVRRLIDEASAEVPLDRITKIVGVAGSVTTVTAHALDLPTYQPERIHGAELPIPAIAAAASDLLHRPRTARAALPYMHPGRVDVIGAGALIWATIVERVAAVTDGRVGTAISSEHDILDGIALSVADRVG; encoded by the coding sequence ATGCGCACAGCAGCCATCGACTGCGGTACCAATTCCATCCGCCTGCTCATCGCCGACAGCGAGGACGGCGTCCTGACCGACGTCGTCCGGCTCATGCGCGTCGTGCGGCTCGGCGAGGGCGTCGATGCCACCGGACGCCTGTCCGAGGCGGCGCTCGCCCGCACCTTCACCGCGGCGGAGGAGTACGCGGCCCTCATCGAGGAGCACGGCGCCCCGCCCCTCCGGTTCGTCGCGACCTCCGCGTCCCGCGACGCCGAGAACCGCCAGGAGTTCGTCGACGGCATCCGTGCCCGGCTCGGCGTGGAGCCCGAGGTCATCTCTGGCGACGAGGAGGCGAGGCTTTCCTTCGACGGAGCCGTCAGCGTGCTCGCCACCGCCGCGGACGAGACCGTCCTGGTGATCGACGTCGGCGGCGGCAGCACGGAGTTCGTGGCGGGTACCACGGCGGGACTGATCGCCTCCCGCAGCACGAACATGGGCTGCGTCCGCTACACCGAGCGCTTCCTGCAGGACGACCCGCCCACCGACATCCAGATCGCCGCGATGACCGAGGAGGTGCGCCGCCTCATCGACGAGGCGTCGGCCGAGGTGCCCCTGGACCGCATCACGAAGATCGTCGGCGTCGCGGGCAGCGTCACGACCGTCACGGCACACGCCCTGGACCTGCCCACCTACCAGCCCGAGCGTATCCACGGCGCCGAACTGCCCATCCCCGCGATCGCGGCAGCGGCGTCGGACCTCCTGCACCGGCCCCGCACGGCACGGGCGGCACTGCCCTACATGCACCCCGGCCGCGTCGACGTGATCGGCGCCGGTGCCCTGATCTGGGCGACCATCGTCGAGCGCGTGGCGGCCGTCACCGACGGGCGCGTGGGGACCGCGATCTCCAGCGAGCACGACATCCTGGACGGGATCGCGCTGAGCGTCGCGGACCGGGTCGGGTGA
- a CDS encoding adenosine deaminase, whose amino-acid sequence MTQTQNDAVPDAAIDIQTLPKISLHDHLDGGLRPATIVELAAGIGHELPASDAEALGAWFRESADSGSLERYLETFDHTIAVMQTREGLIRVAREFVEDLALDGVVYGEVRWAPEQHTQKGLTLDEAVEAVQEGLEAGAAAVIATGRVIQVGQLITAMRHADRGQEIAELAVRHRDRGAVGFDIAGAENGFLPSRFTDAFTFLASEQFPATIHAGEAAGLDSIQDALVAGRALRLGHGVRIAEDIEIEESVDEEAADGEEVGIANLGRLASWVRDRGIPLELCPSSNLQTGAIAAFGDTIDAHPFDLLYQLGFKVTVNTDNRLMSGVTLTGEFELLVDTFGYDLGDLLELTLNAVDAAFLPLEDREALAQYVAESFDTAARQASA is encoded by the coding sequence GTGACCCAGACCCAGAACGACGCCGTCCCCGACGCCGCCATCGACATCCAGACCCTGCCGAAGATCTCCCTTCACGACCACCTCGACGGCGGGCTGAGGCCGGCCACCATCGTCGAACTCGCCGCCGGGATCGGGCACGAGCTGCCGGCGTCGGACGCCGAGGCGCTCGGTGCCTGGTTCCGCGAGTCCGCGGATTCGGGCTCGCTCGAACGCTACCTGGAGACCTTCGACCACACGATCGCCGTGATGCAGACGCGCGAGGGCCTCATCAGGGTGGCCCGCGAGTTCGTCGAGGACCTCGCGCTCGACGGCGTCGTGTACGGGGAGGTGCGCTGGGCCCCCGAGCAGCACACCCAGAAGGGCCTGACGCTCGACGAAGCCGTCGAGGCCGTGCAGGAGGGCCTCGAGGCGGGCGCCGCCGCCGTCATCGCCACCGGCCGCGTGATCCAGGTCGGCCAGCTCATCACCGCGATGCGTCACGCGGACCGCGGCCAGGAGATCGCCGAACTCGCCGTCCGCCACCGCGACAGGGGCGCCGTCGGCTTCGACATCGCCGGCGCCGAGAACGGCTTCCTGCCCTCGCGCTTCACCGACGCGTTCACCTTCCTGGCCTCCGAGCAGTTCCCCGCCACCATCCACGCGGGCGAGGCGGCCGGCCTGGACAGCATCCAGGACGCACTCGTCGCCGGGCGCGCCCTGCGACTCGGCCACGGCGTCCGCATCGCCGAGGACATCGAGATCGAGGAGTCCGTGGACGAGGAGGCCGCGGACGGCGAGGAGGTCGGCATCGCGAACCTCGGGCGCCTCGCCTCCTGGGTCCGGGACCGCGGGATCCCGCTCGAGCTGTGCCCGTCCTCCAACCTGCAGACCGGGGCCATCGCGGCGTTCGGTGACACCATCGACGCGCATCCCTTCGATTTGCTCTACCAGCTCGGGTTCAAGGTCACCGTCAACACCGACAACCGCCTCATGAGCGGGGTGACCCTCACCGGGGAGTTCGAACTGCTCGTCGACACGTTCGGGTACGACCTCGGCGACCTGCTGGAGCTCACCCTCAACGCCGTCGACGCCGCGTTCCTGCCCCTCGAGGACCGCGAGGCGCTGGCCCAGTACGTCGCGGAGAGCTTCGACACGGCCGCCCGGCAGGCGTCGGCCTGA
- a CDS encoding MazG nucleotide pyrophosphohydrolase domain-containing protein encodes MTDAPSLRFDAAPGPTPGAAVERLVEVVDLLRRHCPWTAALDHASLLEYLVEETYELYEAVDDIARAAHPPDALRDELRGELGDVLFQVVLHAQLQAEEGAFGFADVAAGLTAKLVRRNPHVFAPDGALRGSFPASVDEIVATWQSVKQQERPARTSPFDGIPSHLPALALAVKTLRRAGEPVGSAPAVDTGAAAGDPGEEQLGRELLALARRALAAGIDPERALRRAVLDYQRDADGP; translated from the coding sequence GTGACGGACGCACCCTCCCTGCGCTTCGACGCCGCGCCCGGGCCCACCCCAGGCGCGGCGGTCGAGCGGCTCGTGGAGGTGGTGGACCTCCTCCGCCGCCACTGCCCGTGGACGGCGGCACTGGACCACGCGTCGCTGCTCGAGTACCTGGTGGAGGAGACGTACGAGCTCTACGAGGCCGTCGACGACATCGCCCGCGCAGCACACCCGCCCGATGCGCTGCGGGACGAACTGCGGGGCGAGCTCGGCGACGTCCTGTTCCAGGTGGTCCTCCACGCGCAGCTGCAGGCCGAGGAGGGGGCCTTCGGATTCGCGGACGTCGCGGCCGGGCTCACGGCCAAGCTCGTCCGGCGCAATCCGCACGTGTTCGCCCCCGATGGTGCGCTGCGGGGGAGCTTCCCCGCGTCGGTGGACGAGATCGTGGCGACCTGGCAGTCCGTGAAGCAGCAGGAACGGCCCGCCCGCACCTCGCCCTTCGACGGCATCCCGTCCCACCTCCCCGCGCTCGCCCTCGCGGTGAAGACCCTCCGCCGGGCGGGGGAGCCCGTCGGGTCCGCCCCTGCAGTCGACACCGGGGCCGCAGCCGGGGACCCGGGGGAGGAGCAGCTCGGCCGGGAGCTGCTGGCGCTCGCCCGCCGGGCCCTCGCTGCCGGTATCGACCCGGAGCGGGCGCTGCGCCGCGCGGTGCTGGACTACCAGCGCGACGCCGACGGCCCCTGA
- the eno gene encoding phosphopyruvate hydratase, with protein MAIIDAIHAREILDSRGNPTVEVEVLLDDDTFGRAAVPSGASTGAFEANERRDGEKGRYLGKGVLQAVEAVIEQIQPALLGFDAADQRAIDQAMIDLDGTENKSNLGANAMLGVSLAIARAAAESSALPLYRYLGGPNAHVLPVPLMNILNGGSHADSDVDIQEFMIVPLGAQSYSEGLRWGVEVYHELKSVLKEKGLATGLGDEGGFAPNLPSNRDALDLITTAVERAGYTPGTDIAFALDVAASEFYKDGAYQFEGRSLSTQEMSAYFEELVRDYPLVSIEDPLDEDDWEGWKHLTDAIGDRVQLVGDDLFVTNPTRLAKGISNQTANSLLVKVNQIGTLTETLDAISMAQRAGYTTITSHRSGETEDTTIADICVATNAGQIKTGAPARSERVAKYNQLLRIEEELDDAARYAGRSAFPRFTA; from the coding sequence ATGGCCATCATCGATGCCATCCACGCGAGGGAAATCCTCGATTCCCGCGGCAACCCGACCGTCGAGGTCGAGGTACTGCTCGACGACGACACGTTCGGCCGCGCGGCCGTCCCCTCCGGTGCCTCCACCGGTGCGTTCGAGGCCAACGAGCGCCGCGACGGCGAGAAGGGCCGCTACCTCGGCAAGGGCGTCCTGCAGGCCGTGGAAGCCGTCATCGAGCAGATCCAGCCTGCCCTCCTCGGCTTCGACGCCGCCGACCAGCGCGCCATCGACCAGGCGATGATCGACCTCGACGGCACCGAGAACAAGTCCAACCTCGGCGCCAACGCGATGCTCGGCGTCTCCCTCGCCATCGCCCGCGCCGCTGCCGAGTCCTCGGCCCTGCCGCTGTACCGCTACCTCGGCGGCCCGAACGCGCACGTGCTGCCCGTCCCGCTCATGAACATCCTCAACGGCGGCTCGCACGCCGACTCCGACGTCGACATCCAGGAGTTCATGATCGTGCCGCTCGGCGCGCAGTCCTACTCCGAGGGCCTCCGCTGGGGCGTCGAGGTGTACCACGAGCTGAAGTCCGTGCTGAAGGAGAAGGGCCTCGCCACGGGCCTCGGTGACGAGGGCGGCTTCGCCCCGAACCTGCCGTCCAACCGCGACGCGCTGGACCTCATCACCACCGCCGTCGAGCGCGCCGGCTACACCCCGGGTACGGACATCGCGTTCGCGCTCGACGTCGCCGCCTCCGAGTTCTACAAGGACGGCGCCTACCAGTTCGAGGGCAGGTCGCTGAGCACGCAGGAGATGAGTGCCTACTTCGAGGAGCTCGTCCGCGACTACCCGCTGGTCTCCATCGAGGACCCCCTCGACGAGGACGACTGGGAGGGCTGGAAGCACCTCACCGACGCCATCGGCGACCGCGTCCAGCTCGTCGGCGACGACCTCTTCGTCACGAACCCCACGCGCCTCGCGAAGGGCATCTCGAACCAGACTGCGAACTCGCTGCTGGTCAAGGTGAACCAGATCGGTACCCTCACCGAGACCCTCGACGCCATCTCCATGGCGCAGCGCGCCGGCTACACGACCATCACCTCGCACCGCTCCGGCGAGACCGAGGACACCACCATCGCCGACATCTGCGTGGCCACCAACGCCGGGCAGATCAAGACCGGCGCCCCGGCCCGCAGCGAGCGCGTGGCCAAGTACAACCAGCTGCTGCGCATCGAGGAGGAGCTCGACGACGCCGCACGCTACGCCGGCCGCAGCGCCTTCCCGCGTTTCACGGCGTAG